In the Glycine max cultivar Williams 82 chromosome 6, Glycine_max_v4.0, whole genome shotgun sequence genome, CCGCAGGCACCAAATAAAGCATGCATTAAGGTTTTTTAAGGTTGTTATATTTCAacattcttaaatattaaacattttattaataatttttatgtttatctttttttattctatcacATATCatctttttatattacttttttaatctctttcaatgtataaattaattttagatatttaaataatttttttaaaaaaatataaaatttgtgataataatattaataatttttttcccggatataaaagtatatttttcgCATCTAAAATCATATCATATCTCCATGGTAAAACAAGACAGGTGCTGTAATCACTGGCACGACTCACGAGTTACAAAACACCACTCTAACCCATTGGTGACAGGTTTGGCTGCTGGGTACCCGTTTGTTTTTAGCTTTGACGTGTAAGAGTATGATGTGAGGTGATAGTCTACAATTAATGTTGTATGCATGCtgcaattttttaagaaatagttttttaatttattatttagatttaaattgattttttatttgagtttaaattgatcatttaatttttaaaattcatttaatttaattttgttgtttatattaaattaaaaatattaaaaaatatgtatattataatgatttaaaataactttatagcaatatgatttttttaatattgttgacCTAATTTTTATACCAAACATGAACGATGCATTTAGGGTATTAAGATCTTATTCTATAAGTTCTTACTATTTATTTTCTCagatattaattataagaaaaaaaaacatatttttcttgatttaaaatgtaataaaattttaattaattttatcttattaaaattattatttctaaaatattattcatttaattaatattataattttaatgattatttcttatttttgatATCAAGatctaatgataaataattttaaaaattattatttttatttaaaattaatataattaaatgtgattaattaatttttaccgTTACCGTTCTCAATGGAAACTACTTTGTATTAGTtctatgataaataaaaaacaggaaatgaaattttttggtgaaaaaaaacCGAAGAATGAAAATCGGGTGCTCGATAAAcatggaaaataataaaaaaattacttcaatgGCATTTAGAGAAATCTAAACCTGGGCAATTTTAAAAGCTTCGCATAAGCTGTAGCCAATAAACTACATGAATCAACTTATTGAAATAAGCATAAAAGATCTTATACATCATTTATATGACATTTTTATAAGCTTTTCCAAACACATTCGTAATCCCTTATCccttattattatatgataagTCTCAATAAGTTCTTCCAAATGGAGCCTTAATATCAGTATTTACGACTTTTacttttaggaaaaatattgtAGTTATTAAGTATTAACTATTACATTATCTTAATTACATACTTTATTAGacctaaatttaaaatgatacttattctttttataaaatttaatctatgatgataatttatttatttattatttttagattaaaaataattcttattaaaagaagagagagaaaatgtattcataaataattaagagatAGATAAGTATTAATaacaagaataattttaaaaaaaattataaatttaagaaaaattcattgttatcaattaaattaattatttttcttcctcttcatgATTTAGATAATtgaatctttatatatatatatatatatatatatatatatatatatatatatatatatatatatatatatatatatgaatcagGAAATTAACCAATACTCTTTTGAGAGTgttgattaaagaattaaaaaaagaaattttttttattatgatgtataaaattgtattgtctataatttttataataaatattttttcattttagatcTTTAACTAATGCTATAAGAACACAGATTAACAAgacttattaatttatcaaaatatttaaaagaatttcaaggattttaaaagtttttttaattttttttaatatattcaattaaaatttttaaataatataaataagttttGTCATATTGAATTAAGATTATTAGGATTTTCTAAGGAATCCAATAAAATTGgtttttattctattaaaaaaaatttataacttaaaaaatgtctttatgatatttaaaagtaaataaattttgataaatttttttaaaatgaaatttaatgaaCAAGactttttaatagaaaatacacATAGACAATCACATCACCCTTTGAGATTTTATGagacttttttctttgattttcaaACATACTTTTATTTCCCCATAGTAGataatctcttgttttttttttttgaaagtgatagtcatttgtaatttttttttttacttttttgactCATGAACATCATGTCTTCTCATGTATAATATAAGAGTTTTTGCAATTCTTCGAATTTTGGACATTTTGATTACATGTTTATTTCTTAGGAACGTGAGAAATTGAttcatgtataaataaatacatacatacatacatacatacatacatacatacatatatatatatatataaataaaatttgtacaTGAGTTGGTAAATCTATAAATGGGGTTTGAAATAATTGTTGgacatgttttttttgttgagatCATTATTATGCGAATGATTACAAATATCTACACTATTAACCgatgatatataatttttatacaattaacatgattaataattgaatgagaatgattttattttattgtacttGTAGATATGATAAGAGAAATTGATTTGTTATGTAACAGACTTAAAAGTTCTTTATATAAAAtgttaggtaaaaaaaattaatggatctTTATCAAtagttttaaatgtttttaaaaaaatttatatagtcgtttaaaatcttaaaaattcatagtttcttttcaaatattatgaatttatattttataaaatcattaaatttaaaactacaaaatcttaattgtaatttttttttaaatcttaaaagtcATTATATTCTtacaaagttattattattttgtttaattacttatttagtttttatagtttcCAAATTTATCCCTTTTAACCTCTATAGTTaagtagattttttaatttatgagatttacattttaaattctcAAGATGTCATtgcctttaaatttttttaactttattagttaaaattttttaacgacatagatattttcaaaattaaaatgtaagttttatgaattaaaaaatctacttattaattataggaagtaaaaaaaataagtttagaaattatagaaaaatggataattaaattttaaacatttgacCATTCATTGTCACGACTCACGAGTTACAAAACACCACTCTAACCCATTGGTGACAGGTTTGGCTGCTGGGTACCCGTTTGTTTTTAGCTTTGACGTGTAAGAGTGTGGTGCGAGGTGATCAGTCAACAATTAATGCTGTATGCAtgctgcattttttttaaaaaaattaatttttttcctataatttattatttaggtttaaattaattttttatttttaattgagttcaaattgatgatttatttttttaaatcaatttaatttaattttttcatttaaattaaattaacaatgttaaaaaatatgtattttgtaatgatttataataacttaatgatgattttaaattattacaaaatatgatttttttaacattattgatCTAATTtagataaaagaattaaattaaattgatttaaaaaactagagacaaaattgagaaaaaaacaactaaagaactaaattgaatttaaaaaagaaattaagcactaaataactaatttaatatcttttttttaccaaacatgAATGATACATTTAGGGTATGcttgaaaaaataaactaattaagatCTTATTCAAAATTGAAAGGGAGATATCACTTTAtatgaatttttcaaaattgataaaGGACTCTTCTTTGATGTCTAGGACAGCTCTCCTAAAGTTAACTAATTGACTAGCAACATAGAAGAAGTTAGAGGAAATGGTGTGAATAAATCTAAACTATGTTCATAAACAAGTGTGTCTATGCCAAACCAAAGTTAAAATAGGTAGTATTCTTAAAACTTTTGGAACCCAAGTCCTTGATAACTAAGGTGCGTACAtaaagtatataattaattaattagtacgTATCATTGTGAGGCAACATTGACAACGATAATGACCTTTCCTTTGTAATCAGTGAGATTAACATCATTTCCCCTGGCATGAGCTTGCAACTTTTGTCACACCCTAACAACCCTGCAGGAAGGAATAACCAAATTTGGTAAGTCACCATATTGGTTATTACTTTCTTTTGAGAGTTTTCAAAAAGATATGGTCCAATAGGGATTCCATGCTCATTTAATAAAGAAATGAGTTATACAAATATATTagaataaaactaaatataagGATTCTAGATTCAGATTACAAAATCAGATAAACTTTATTGGAGTTAGAACTAATTAAACCAAATAGTCACTTGACATTTCCATCCTAATATTATCCAAAAGAATTCTGAAAGTAAATTTCACATTTCAGTTCAATAAAAGCGACAATCCAAATCAAAAGATTCAAACTCCAAATTAATTGAGTACATAACAATCCTAATaactaaaaaagattaaaaagaagtgttcttgattcttcaatcatcatcaagtGTAAAAAGGTTAAGAAGACTAAATGAGTAACATCAAATGCGGTTGGTGAGGGAACAAGttatgaaacataaagaaaaCTTTTTAGTTGTCattcatattatataataagtaCATAAaattaccttaagaaaaaaaaatcttgttacCTTCAATTctttcaaacttaaaaaattcCTCATTTTCATTTGAAGGCAATAGTGATGGTGCTCTTTTGATTCAATCTTGTGTACAAACAAGTGCTTccatcatttgagttgtaagaGAACAACGATACGAATTAAGAACTCTTCCTCTGATACTAAAGGCAGACTCTCAAAGGTCATAGTAGAGACAGGTATAACAAGCACATCTCTTGCTATGCTTGCAAGAGTTGAGAATTAATCGACCTGAGTTTAGCTTCCGTTAATTCAAAACATCCAAATCCAGCCGACTATCTCTAGCATCCTCCAAGTATATATCTAATTCATATGTACTAAATCTAGTTGATTGGAAATATGGACTATAGCTAGAAGGATCATTCTCGACCCTTTCACTAGGTTGAGCTTGAGCCTTTTGTGAGCTAACTTCAAACTCATCTCCACCACTACTATACTCTTCAAAAAGTGATCTCAAGCTAGATTTCATTTTATCCCTCAACTTACAAGTCAATTCACCCCtcaccataaaaaataatataagaaaccaaactaaaacaaaaaatgtaaataagagATCAAAGCTCTTTTTTGGCCTTTTTTATaccttttttaatgttttttttagccattttatcaattaaaaatgaacggtaaatattttaataatttaataatgcatcttaattaaaataatttattttagggaGATATAATAATGTTGACTGGATTATTAAAGgagaaggaaagagaaaaaagtttgCAGGTTCGATCTTCTCTATTAACAAAAACTCACAATACTAATAATTAACTTTTACACGATTTTAAtaagtatgttttttttattgagtgaGATAActaattctaaataaataaaattattaaacaacTTTTAGCTTGAAAGAAgatttaaaactaaaagaattgataaataaataaaattaaaataaattatattttatcattttgtccCTTATTGAAGAAGAATAGaagttaaagaaataaaaattcttataataataataataataataataataataataataataataattaaatatagttaaaataaatattatatattttgttgttttgtcCCTTATAATAGTTAATGAAGAAGAAACGGGAAAAGTAATAAATGGCAACAATACAAGCCTACAACTCATTTAGTGAATATTAATTCACtttttaattatctaaaaaaaatgggGTTCATAGAACTACAGAGCTCCAAAGAATGGAAATAGCTTGAAGAATTCCCTTTAATATCAAATTGGAAtcacaacataattaattaatagtggtTTTTGAACATGAAATTTTTCTGAAAGCCAAAATCAACTAATTTCAGAATTCAATATATCAAATGCATTATCAAATTATAACTCCTCCACACCATCTCAAACATAGCTATGCTCCCACATTCTAGTCAAAGTTCTTACCATTGAAAACATCTTTGCCAGTACATATAGGAAAACTAGatatacagaaaaaaaaagtaatagttACCAACTTGGTTttgcaaacaaaataaattaaactagtAGAAGAAGCTTGGTACCTTACCACCAACATTTTTCCTCCTAGCCTCTTCATGATCCTTGTGTAAATTAAGCAGGcactgatctaaacatgcaaattaatttaaatgacatattcAGATCAAACAATGGAAACTAAATATTATGAGCGCACCTCCAACCATTACAAATCGAACGTGAAGCGGTGCATACACGAACCTGaaggcaattttgtttttcCAGATCCTTACTCGTTCTGAATAGATGATGTATTTTTTCTGAATAGAAAAGTgagtttggtgatacaaaatTGAGAACACTCCATCCTATTTATAGACTCTGTCCATCACAGAGCTCAATCAACTTGTTATCAGAACGTGAGATAAAAGTTATCAGTACGTGAGATAAAGGATGGgtacgtgatttgttactgaaggtggttgcaaatatGTTGCAAAGATATGAGTTGAATGTGGATGAAAAATGgaccatattaaaaaataacaaaattcccaaaataatgtaatgggaataaaataaaatagaacgtGGAATGTGACCCTGAATGTGGGCCATTCCAACACCTTGATGTCAACAGAGGTAGTCGATACAATATACCCAAACTACATAATTAGCACAAATCAAAACATAATGGATAAGTGGAGGAACCATTTCTATTCAACATAACAGAGTAAACTATCAATATAGTTCAATGGTTAATCTGATGATAACAAGATAATTTCATGGCACCGCTACAAATTGATCCTTAGTATATATAAGCAATCAGAGCCTTGACCAATCTAACTCAATCCTTacataaaaaatttcacaaCATAGAAGTAATACAATCACCACAAGGAAGAATCAACCATTTTATATGAAGGAACATAGTTctgaattaatttattgatgttaacaaaatgGTAACACAAATAAGATCTTATTCCATGGCACTTTACAAACGTATGACCTTACCTTCTGGCATGTTTAAAGTTCATAGAAGCATGCATTTGCACACGGCACACATCACACAAAAGGGTatgaaaaaaaacactttaattGACCTGTCTTGAGGAGATAGAGAACATGGGATTATCAAGCAAttacaatgaaaatatatttttcaaaccaTAGaagtaataaaatcattttatatgaaGGACCatagtttgaattaatttactgatcttaaccaaATGGCAACACAAATAAGCTCTTATTCCATGAAAACGCAAAACCTTACCTCATAGTATGTTTAAAGTTCATAGAAACATGCATctgaacacaacaacaaaaagggtataaagaaAAAGGGGGAAAAATAGTTTAACTGACCTGTTTCAATTTCAATCCCTTTCTCAAGCATTTCATTGAACTCCTTGCATTCCAAAATGAAGTTGTTACAGTTAgggcaaaaagagaaaaacaacacTATGAGCTGTGattgtgaaataaaaataaataaagggaaATGATGAGAAATGAACTAACCAGAggtagaagagagagaaaacaacAACACACGCGATGGGTTGAAGAGTGAAGTGAAATGAGAAACAAGAACGACACAGAACGCGCAGGGCAGTGAGCCACTGAGAGTCACAGTCATAGATCAAGAGAGTCAGAAACGAGAGAGACGAGAGTCGACTATCTAGATGAAAGAGAGATTGAGATAGCACAGTAGTTCAGGTCACTGGTTCTTTTTTGCAGAAACGGGTCGGGTTAAACCAAACCAGCTATAAAATAGGACAACTTTTTTCTTAACCTAGTTCAAATATGCAATTGGTTCGAGTCGGGTCAGTTACAATCTGGTTCGATCtgactcaattttttttgcatACCCCTATCCCAAGGAGGTAAAAGGAGCCAACAGAGGGGTCTCCAGGTATCCCTCATTCCTTCCCTCTCTTCTCCTCTTtcgttttttttgttctttcgtTTGGTCTGCTGTTTGATTCATTACATCTCGTAGGTGAGTCCCTTGGCCGTCGGTGAGATCCTTAGAATTTTGTTGTTGATGCTTGTTGCAGatcatttaaaaagaaaaaaaaaatgaaaaaaaggttGAAACAAGTCTGATTTATTAAgcctaaaacaaaataaaaattgttatttacacCCCTTTTTCACATATTTGCAAAGCGTGAGGGCCTCATCGTAAGGCCCAAATGCATATATGCCTCCAAAGTTCAAATTGTGCTCGTGACTCCGATCTTTCTGATTGTCTCTGTGTCTGTGATACATTCTTTAATAGCTTGATGTTAATCATGTGGTtcattaggaaaaaaaagacGGTAACTAATCTACAGTTTGACTAGAAGACAAATAAAGTTTGACCGAAAATTcgaataatattcaaataatttaattttggctTTGGCACATTAACCGCTTGTGCccaattatttcattttcaattgcTTATTTCACATTCAATTACcccatgattaaaaaaaagccaatttgccaaaaaaataaaattacggcaaatttttaatatgtattaaTATAGAAGAATATACATATGCTAGGGAATATACAATGAGGGAAAATATATAGAATCCTTTGGGCCAAGTCCAAAAGATATACTatccaaaaaggaaaacactTAATTTCTAGAGTGTTCAAAAAATCTGTTCTTGATGTAAGCAATAGGAAGTTGTCTAATAACTATAAGCACCCCAGCGGATTGGGACCAATTTGCCAATAatcttgaagttttttttttttttcctatttcggTACACCATATCTTgtagtttccaaaattatgaaattaaaatataaaataaaatgaaaaaaatcgaATATTCTAATATGAGGTCAAAAAATACGATTTTGACGGATATCCTGAGATTGGCTAGAACCAAAAACTGCAGGAAACCTAGGATCACACTTTGGTTAGAGTCTTAGAGAACACCAGACAGTTTCTCTCTTTCAATAAAGTTCCAAACagaggaataaaaaaaagattcctCAGTTCCCACTATAACAGTCGCTGACGTTCTTTGCATTGAGATTCCATTGGAGCCATGCATTACTGCATGGAGTCCAAGGGAGAAAATAACCTACTCCtccaataatttataattaagtagATCATTATAATGTATATTTAGTCAAAATATTAACACCACTCCCTCTCTACTCACTGGAGATAAGGCATAAACGTAATCCAcaaattatcatattttcatttaatatattcGTAATTATGACATACTTTTCTagttttcttcacataaattGCATTTCTCCACTAAAAAGTATAATACAAACTAGTAATTAATCACATAGTACTAATTCCATCCATTAAATACTACTTAGACGAAGAGAATAGGAATGCAGCAATTAAAGGCCATGCATATATATGACCTACAAAACATCTCTTTCAGCCTTCTATGATTTTTGCCACTTGAGACAGTGCAACATAGGACGAACCACCTTCGGACAAAGCTTTCACTGCACTTCGTTGAGTCTCTTTTACTCTCTCCCTTATGCCATTGCTCTTCCCATTTTCATCACCCTGGATAATCTCCCTCACCATATGCTCTATCTCCTCCCTACGCACCACCTTCTTTGTCGGCAACACCGCCGTCCTCAGCGCAAGGCCCAACTCCTCCGCCAGCAACGTCGCGTTCATCCTCTGCTCCGCGTACAACGGCCACGCGATCAAGGGAACACCGTTCGTCACGCTCTCAAGCGTCGAACCCCATCCACAGTGCGAAAGAAACCCTCCAATAGAACGATGCTTCAGTATTGTTACCTGTTGGGCCCACTCCGGAACCAACAGTCCCACTTTGCGGGTCCTCGATATGAACCCTTCTGGCAAATACTTGGACATCTCAACCTCCTCGCTTTCACTTCTCCCAGTAGTGAAAAAAGCCGCGTCCACAGATTCTTCTATAGGTGCGCGCACCACCCAAACAAATCTCTGTTCACTCATCTCCAACCCTAAAGCCAGCTCCCTCATTTGCTCATACGACAACGTTCCTCCACTCCCAAACGACACGTAAACAACCGACTCACTCCGTTGTTCATCAAGCCACTTCACTAGCGACTCATTTGAAGAACTTGTTTCTAATTCCGATTCCCTCTCTATGGGTCCCACAGCATATACCGGAATCTTCATATTCAGCGCCTTACTTAACAAGCCTCCTTCCCTCAACGCTTCAAGGACTTTACGTTGAAGCTCTTCCCACGTGTTAACCAAAAGGCCATCGCTTTGCGGGATTCTGTTCCCTATTTTAAGAAACTCTTTATACTTCCTGTCGTTCCGGTCTAGCATGGAGTCAACCACGTCCTCCGGTCGAACCGGGTTGCAACCCGGaattttcaacgcttccttttggTCAACGTATTCTCCTTCTATTTTCTCATCCAGCACCGGGGCATACACGATCAACGCTAGCACCCAAGCGTGTGAAGCCACGTAGACGTAGCTGAGAATGTTGAGTTCTCTTGCTATGGGAATAGCCTCCGTGCCGAAAATATCAACAATGAGTGCTGAGGGGCGAGGGGTAATTTTGGAAAGAATGGATTTAATGGCGGGTACGGCTTCGCTCATCATGACGCTCAGGCGAGTCATGACGCCGTTGTTTTCGTTAACAAGACCAGTGAGGTCTGGTGAAGGGATGTCGATGATGTGGCAGAGGGATGAGTTTAATATCTCAGTTTCGGTTTTTGAGGTTTGGGAAGTAACGGCGAGAACAGTGACTTGGAAGTTGTGGTGATGGACGAAGCGCTTTCCAAGCTCAATCGTTGGGATGAGATGGCCCAGACCAGGGCTTGAGAGAAGAACCACATGTGTGGATTTGTGCAGTTCCATGaagcaaaattaaagaacaagcaGTTGTATAAGCTCTCTTGCGTGGGTTGTGTTGAATAGGTTAATTAACTAGGACTCTTATAAAGGGGAAATTAAGAAAGGTGTTCCTTTcgtaaaaaaacaagaaacacTGTGATGAAGATGCTTCGATAGAATAGCGTCATGATTAAGGGAAAAATAGCCAACTTGAATTAGACTTTCTGATGGAGTTAGTTCAAAGTCAATTTAGTGATGGAGTTAGTTCAAAGTCAATTCAGTGTCCTTGATGAATTGTATCTCAGTTGATAGTTTTGTTAgttaattttctattattttcagTTAGAAAGACCAATCTACAAAGTCAAGTTTTGTAGAATAATTATAAAGTGGTCCCTGTGATGGTTGTATAAATGGAATCAGCTTGTTCAATAAAAGCTAGTTACCATTTTCAGTTTCACAATTAGTTCTCCTTGTTTCATTCTCTTCctcactttctttctctcttgtcTTCATCATTCAAGACTAAAATTCATTCAAATTTGTCACATTTATAGTTTGTTTGTACAGCAAGCAGTGAAACAAGGAGAACTAATAGTGAAACTGAAAATGGTAATCTACTTTCATCGAACAAACTGGTTTTTATACAATCATCATAGGGACCACTTTACAATTATtctataaaacttaaatttgcaGATTGTTCCTTCTaactgaaaataacaaaaaaacaaactaacaaCTCAGGTACAACTCATTAAGGACTGAATTGACTTTAAACTAATTCCAACACTTTCCACTAACACTTTCCACTATAATTAAAAGGATCACTTCCATACGGCATGTTGATGAAGATATTTTGAGCTTAACTTGAAGATAGTAATCAATTTGAAAACATAAGGCTTGTTGATAAAGATATTAAGCAATTTGGAAACcttaattcaaatgatcaaagcatttaattaattttgggatatatatatatatatatatatatatatatatatatatatatatatatatatatatatatatataaaattgagttTAGTACTTAACTGCTATTattgatttaataatatttaactctctttttttaatattaaatttagacACTTTCTACTCTTGTCAACTGTTTATTTCCAAGATGTTTGGAAAATGCAGTGAAACTGAGACTTTTGAAGTTTGAAGTTGTGGTGAAGGATGAAAGGTTGTCATAGCTCAGTCATAAAGGATGAGATCGATGCCCGGCCAAGACTTGAGTTTGAAAGAACCAACACATACGTGGTTGTGTACCTTAATCATTTATGATGCTAAATAGTTAATATTTGAGAAACACCACAACAATTTACATGGATAGAGTAGTTTTGGACCTACTTACGGGGCAACAACTCCTccacaatatattttaattttaagattatgTCTATCAG is a window encoding:
- the LOC100810776 gene encoding anthocyanidin 3-O-glucosyltransferase 5, coding for MELHKSTHVVLLSSPGLGHLIPTIELGKRFVHHHNFQVTVLAVTSQTSKTETEILNSSLCHIIDIPSPDLTGLVNENNGVMTRLSVMMSEAVPAIKSILSKITPRPSALIVDIFGTEAIPIARELNILSYVYVASHAWVLALIVYAPVLDEKIEGEYVDQKEALKIPGCNPVRPEDVVDSMLDRNDRKYKEFLKIGNRIPQSDGLLVNTWEELQRKVLEALREGGLLSKALNMKIPVYAVGPIERESELETSSSNESLVKWLDEQRSESVVYVSFGSGGTLSYEQMRELALGLEMSEQRFVWVVRAPIEESVDAAFFTTGRSESEEVEMSKYLPEGFISRTRKVGLLVPEWAQQVTILKHRSIGGFLSHCGWGSTLESVTNGVPLIAWPLYAEQRMNATLLAEELGLALRTAVLPTKKVVRREEIEHMVREIIQGDENGKSNGIRERVKETQRSAVKALSEGGSSYVALSQVAKIIEG